Proteins encoded in a region of the Raphanus sativus cultivar WK10039 chromosome 8, ASM80110v3, whole genome shotgun sequence genome:
- the LOC108819715 gene encoding RING-H2 finger protein ATL80-like — protein MARLLFRLLGESNTPSPAADTSTAALNSSLVIILAALLCALICLLGLIAVSRCVWLRRLAAGNRSSSGGSGQSPPPAANKGLKKKVLQSLPKLTFSPESPWSEKFADCAICLTEFTAGDELRVLPQCGHGFHLSCIDTWLGSHSSCPSCRQILVAARCHKCGGLPGSSSSRPEPEIVIRIKQGEDDHNSSLP, from the coding sequence atggcgcGCCTTCTCTTCCGTCTTCTCGGAGAATCCAACACTCCGTCTCCCGCGGCGGATACCTCCACCGCCGCTTTGAATTCCAGTCTCGTCATCATCCTCGCTGCTCTCCTCTGCGCCCTGATCTGCCTTCTCGGTCTAATCGCTGTTTCTCGATGCGTCTGGCTCCGTCGTCTCGCCGCCGGTAACAGATCCTCCTCCGGCGGTTCCGGTCAGTCTCCTCCGCCGGCGGCGAACAAAGGACTGAAGAAGAAAGTGCTCCAGTCTCTCCCGAAGCTTACTTTCTCGCCGGAATCACCCTGGTCGGAGAAATTCGCCGACTGCGCGATCTGTCTAACGGAGTTCACCGCCGGCGACGAGCTCCGGGTCTTGCCGCAGTGCGGTCACGGATTCCACTTGTCTTGCATTGACACGTGGCTCGGGTCTCACTCGTCTTGCCCTTCCTGCCGTCAGATCTTGGTGGCTGCTAGGTGTCATAAGTGTGGCGGTTTGCCCGGTAGCTCTAGCTCCAGACCCGAACCCGAAATCGTGATCCGGATTAAGCAAGGCGAAGATGATCATAACTCCTCCTTGCCctaa
- the LOC108822421 gene encoding protein MULTIPLE CHLOROPLAST DIVISION SITE 1 — translation MITTLPPVVFVMKKCSGNSIWIGISIVATLLVASIRAYAVRKSRDNRPPGSVTDLVRRGQLRSGDRRGISKSLDYEDPFNNPFVKLGKGSSTVEMCGKVYKLAPVTLTEKEQSVHQKRRSRAYQWKRPTVFLKEGDSIPPDVDPDIVRWIPANHPFATTVSDIDQNLAQNNVYQKQGVPFRIRAEHEAMQKKLEALQNEEKLNNLGIDSQNARDFQRPHKFSGKLEDENVQKSSQENHTGDSSSEETH, via the exons ATGATTACCACGCTTCCTCCTGTCGTCTTCGTG ATGAAGAAGTGCTCAGGTAACAGCATTTGGATTGGGATCAGCATCGTAGCTACTCTTTTGGTCGCTTCTATACGAGCTTATGCAGTAAGAAAGTCTAGAGATAACCGTCCTCCTGGCTCTGTTACTGATCTCGTGAGACGTGGCCAGCTTAGATCTGGTGATAGAAGAGGCAT CTCAAAGTCCCTTGATTACGAAGACCCATTCAACAACCCTTTTGTTAAACTTGGCAAAGGAAGCTCAACGGTAGAGATGTGCGGGAAAGTTTATAAGTTAGCTCCAGTCACCCTTACAGAGAAAGAACAGTCCGTTCATCAGAAAAGAAGGTCACGAGCTTACCAATGGAAAAGACCGACGGTTTTCCTCAAAGAAGGAGACTCAATACCGCCTGATGTTGATCCTGATATAGTTAGATGGATCCCCGCCAATCATCCGTTTGCAACCACGGTCAGCGACATCGATCAGAACCTTGCTCAGAACAATGTGTACCAGAAGCAAGGTGTTCCTTTCCGGATTCGCGCTGAGCATGAAGCTATGCAGAAAAAGCTTGAAGCTTTACAAAAC GAGGAGAAGTTGAATAATCTAGGAATTGACAGTCAAAATGCCAGAGATTTTCAGAGGCCACACAAGTTCTCAGGCAAGCTTGAAGATGAGAATGTACAGAAGAGTTCTCAGGAGAATCATACTGGCGATTCATCCTCTGAGGAGACGCACTAA